A genomic window from Elaeis guineensis isolate ETL-2024a chromosome 3, EG11, whole genome shotgun sequence includes:
- the LOC140856319 gene encoding uncharacterized protein, which translates to MKRMGLSGVDAYAKFYQNKSGEFVTEEARQRHEKILELREQATREVGSDGDTGSQQVCLMTDDTILDTVLGRQLGYGHSMWSKKSRSSSSDRSDNASVSEAVRTSMSMMQDQISYWMNRSQTLERIVAAVAGRLGIDASELAPLQSHDAASAPPSRHISGQGSTPGEGNEANESDHT; encoded by the exons atgaagaggatg ggactatccggagtcgacgcctatgctaaattctatcaaaacaagagtggcgagttcgtgaccgaggaggcgaggcagcgtcat gaaaaaatattagaattgagagagcaggcgacgagggaggtgggatctgacggtgatactggatcgcagcaggtttgtttgatgacagatgatacgattttggataccgtcctcggACGGCAGCTAGGATATGGTCATAGCATGtggtccaaaaaatcacgcaGTTCGTCATCCGATCGGTCTGATAATGCATCGGTGtcagaggcagttaggacatccatgagcatgatgcaagatcagattagttactggatgaatcgtagtcagacgctcgagaggatcgtagctgcggtggcgggacggctcggtattgatgcttctgagttagcacctctacagtcacatgatgccgcctctgcaccaccatcgcgacacatatcgggtcagggatcgacgcctggagaagggaacgaggccaacgagtcagatcatacttag